Within Vicia villosa cultivar HV-30 ecotype Madison, WI linkage group LG1, Vvil1.0, whole genome shotgun sequence, the genomic segment GAGGTAAAAATCTTCCGGCCTGGTAATGctcatggccacttgcatggcgCGCGTATCCTCCGTCGGCTTTTCCTCGGTGGCTGGCTTAGCTTCTTTAGCGGCCTCCTGCTTCTTCGCATATTGCTTTAGATGTCCCTCTCTGATTAATATCTCCATGGCATCTTTAAGGTGGATGCAATCCTCAGTGTTGTGCCCGTGACCTTTGTGGAAACGACAGAATTTCGATTTATCCATGTTTGGCCGGGCGGGCAAGCTCTTAGGGAATCGGACCTTGCCCGTCTGAAACTCGGCGTTTGCGCATTCGTTCAAGATGCGCTCCCTTGAAGCGTTCAGCGGGGTGTACTCTCGGAATTTCCCCGCATGGGCTTTGTAGTCCTTGGGGTCCCGAGTTTTATCATCCTTCTTTTTGTTAGTTCCTCGGCGAGACTCATCTTGGCGTGCATTTTTACTACTCTCTTCGTGCCTGGAATTGCGGACGGCGTGGGCGGATTCTTTCTCCTCATATTATATGTAGGCTTGGGCTTTGAGGAAGAATTCGTCAAGAGTGACCGGAGTTTCAATTCCGACGGCTTTAGCGAAGTCCGAGCATAGTCGGAGGCCGCGCTCGAGcaagaacttcttcatatgggcaGTGGTGGATACCTGTACGGCTTCTTTATTGAATCTTTTTATGTATGCCCGTAGGGACTCGTCCTTTCCTTGGATAAAGGCTTCTAAGGAGGCTTCTGACTTTGGGTGTCTTCGGGAGGCCGCGAAATGTCTGGAAAAAAGTTTTCCGAGCACCCTCCATGTTGTGATGGACTCATCAGGCAAACTTTTATACCAAGTCATGGCTCCTTTTCGCAGGGTGGTCGGGAACAAACGGCATTTAATGGCGCCGGGCACTCCATTGTAGTCGAGAAGGGCGTCGATGTTCTCAATGTGCTCGTCTGGATCTGTGGTCCCGTCGTATGTTCCTAACGGAGGGGGTTTTTCGAGACCGATTGGTAGGGAAGCATCTAGAATTGCCTGGGATAGAGGACCATGGCGCTCTTCCTCGTCGTCGCTGGCGGAGGGAGAGAAAGATCGACTCTGGCTGCGCCTGCGTCGCCTCCGGTTGTCGTCATGTTTACCCGGGGGTGATCTAGACCTCCTTCTTGGCCGGGGGGACTGCGAGCGATGACGGGAATGCTGATCGCTCGATCGTTTCTTGGAAGATGGATCCCCATTCTTCTTAGGGGAAGGGGACCGTGGACGTTTCTTGGTGATCCCTTCGCGTCGAGAACGGGTTTTGTGATCGGGGGGAGTTCTTGAACGGCGCTTCTGTTCGAGGGTCCCGATTAGGCTACTTTGTTGTTGCAGGAGCGCATTGGTATGTGCAAGAGCAGCTAGAACAGCGTTTAGTGTCTGGTCCGGAGGGGTATGCCCTTTTGAGAGGAAAGGGTTGCCCAGATTTTCTTCGTGGTTGTCCTTCCCGCTTGTATCTTCGAAGCGATGAGATTGATCATCTTGGAGATCTTTAGGGGAAGGGGATGCTGTGACACCGTCTCGAGGAATGGTGTTTCTTGATGGAGGAACGATGGAGATGTCGTTTTTCTTGAGAATTGCAGCGTCTAATGACGAGGGATCTTCGTTATTGCCGGCCATAAGTAATGATTTGGTTAGAGCTTTGGTTCCTGGGTTCTTGCAAGATGCAAGAATGGATCAAGAAGGTGCAAGAAAAAGTAACGGGGGAGCTagatttcccacagacggcgccactgatcttaccgagcagatcagatgaccAGTAACAGtgaaggcttgaagttcgggATGATGAAGATGGGaaaaaaagggttgtacctgcaaggcactccgatgccaaagtaagtatgtattccacaaggtacaacaaagtattATGGTTTAgtggtaagaaaaagattaccttgccctctgtatgtagagggctatttataggaggTTTTGGCGAGCGGATTGGACTCCTCCTTCAGGGGCGGATATTCAGGAGACGCGTGGATTGGTTGTTTACCGGGCACGAGGGATCCTTGTGGTCGGTCACTTGGCCTGTTTGCCCAGTCTGGTCGGATGGAAACCACCACGTGCGTCCTGAAGCGTATTGGGCCGAAGGCGGGAATGGCCCAATTGACTGGATTGGGCTGAtccagaatatatatatatatatatatatatatatatatatatatatatatatatatatatatatatatatatatatatatatatattattttttcaattcaCTACCTGACTATTCAAATATAGTCCATATATAAACTATAGAATATATAGAATCTAATAATgaacttttaaaatatataaaatcaatTAGTTTGATCCTAAAAGTATAAGACAACTTTCAATTTAGTCACTAAAATAATTCTAATAGTATTGATTAACTtaacaaatttatattttttttaatttaattattatgattCAATCATTTATAAAGCAAAATCATTTTGTTATAACATAttaacatcagctttctgattaAGAAATACATTATGCACAAGTTATAAACTATCATATGATGAGAAGAAACAATTTCATACTTATCAATCATTCTCAGCAACAGGTCCAAATACTGAGTAAAATCAGAAAAATCTTCTACTATACAATACAACAAGCAGTAACTAGTGTAACAAATTTTCATATGCAGGAAAAATTAACATACTGATAAGGAAATCCGACAAAATTAACTGGTTTATGCGCATACATTTTTCTGTTATTAGAATCAATGGCACAAAATTAACTGGTTTATGCGCATACATTTTTCATAATAAAGCAAAGGGAATTCACGGGAACTATAAAACGCTATCGTTTTTTTCCACCGTAATCCTTCCTATCAAATCCAACGTCAATCACCATTGAATTCATTAACAATTGATGATGCATCCTAACTCTTTATTTaaaccaaaaatatattatatttgcagACTTCGAGTATACCTACTCAAacctattaatttatttttcaattatttagagtttgaaaattttaaaaaaaaaatataatacgaAAATTTAAAAGTAACTCTAAAGTTGTATGGTAATtgtcattatattttatttttaaatatttgttttatagaAATGTAAAATTTGAGTTAaataacaaagaaaaaatagttaAAACTATCAATTGTCTCCTAATTCgtacaaaaaaaaattgtctcaGCTATTTTATtagaaagatttttatgaataatttttaaacataaaaaatatccttgtttttttagtaaaatatttataaaaaaacatgatttgaCATAACTTCTTATTTTAATGAAAAGTCATTCAAAAATACAAGTCATGCCATATTTTGTCTCTAATCCTAATTGAGGTGACTTTTTTTTATCTCAATGATTATATAATTTTTGCATAAATTATCTCATTGTTGGATTACCAAACACATTGTTAACCCACacacaagtaaacatatacatacattttcttctgtttcaaaCCATTCAAAAATATTGATGTCCAACTTTTGGGTCACCAATGTCTTTATCAACCACCACCACCAAACAAGGTTAATTAGATAAACCAACatagaaaaaaaactaaaaggtTTTGCCCATAAAAAGGCCTTTCACTACTCTCAAGAAATACACACACAAACTAATCAACTCAAAGCAAAATCAACTAAACATTTTTGCCATGGCTTCCTATAGTTCCTTCATAATATTGGCAATTTTCATTGCTATTTCCATCTCTAACATGGAAACTATCCAAGCAACTCGTCATCTTCTACAAACAACAAATCCAACAACACCAACACTTCCAAAACCATCATTGCCACCTTTGCCAACAATCCCAACATTACCTCAAGCAAATGTTCCACCTTTGCCTACATTACCAAAACCTACTCAACCATCAATTCCTAGTACAATCCCAACCATTCCAACTCTTCCACAGTTCACTCTTCCACCACTTCCTAACATTCCTACTACTATCCCTATCACTATGCCAACATTCCCCTTCTTTTCTCCACCACCTTCAAAAACCTCCCCTTGAGTGAAGTTCAAGTCAAGTGTTTTTATAGATATATTCACCATATTATACATTGTTCGTTTTGTTGTTGTGTAATATTAGTTTTACTTTTTTGTGTGTAATTTTCTTTGTTTTAAAGTTTTATTCACACTTGTGTGCATGGGATTGGGATGTTATTccctaatattcattattttatgTACTTTAGTAACTATTGTTATAGGGTTACACTTTTATAATAAGTAAATGTTATGTTTCATAATCTATATATATGCTTATTTTCCTAAGTTATTATTGCTAAGCTATGCATGCAAGTGTTTTTAACAAAAAATGTTATTATTAGCAGCAGGTCCAAATACTCAGAAAAATCTCCGACTATACGATACAGCAAGCAATAATTTTTGTAACAAATTGTCATGAAGCAGTAAAAATATTAAAGGAAAAATGTTCACAATGATCCTTATATATTATTAAAGGGAAACATACTGATAACGAAACTTTAACAAAAATGAACTCGTTTAGGCGCATAGACTATTTCTTTTATCAGCTGTTATACGCTACAAACTGATTTCATAAATAGACTGAGATCGATCAACAAAACGGAATCAAACAAAATTGTGTATTGAATACATGACAGAAAATAATAATGATAGTATCTAATTGGGTTCATATTTGGGATCGGCTATGACCAAGTGATATGCTATAATCAAAGCAAAGACGAAAATGCCAAGAGAGTTGGCAATGAATCCCAAggcttcatcatcaatcatcattttTTGTTTTCCTGAACATgaaaatcaaaactaaatataatTAGAAATATAACATTATACAATATGATCTATTTTGTTAAAACACCAACAAATCTGACAGCATATTTCTCAATTCATTTCACATTGCTTACAAATTACAATAGGAATATAAATCTGATAAAGTGACTGTCAACAAACACTGATTGTTAATACTAAACAAAAACAGATCCAAAATGCAATGTAGatatattattgaattgaaaaACAAAAATGCAGAATCATTGATAAATAATTGCATAATAAAAGAGATATATGTAAATAATAATGAAATGAAAAACGAAAAAAGAAGGAGTAGAAGAAGGAGAAAGTAAGAAACTGAGCTTACGTGAGATTGCGATCAAGGGGCGAGTTTTCTATTCACAATGCTCGTTGTCCTATCATAAATAATAAAGCAAAGGGAATTCACAGGAACTATAAAACGCTGTCGTTTTATGTTATTctgaatttgaaaagaaatgaaaaacaaattgaGAAGTGTGGCTGCTGGGATTCGAGCCCAGGTCTCCACGGCCACAACGTGGAATTCTTACCACTAAACTACAGCCACTTCCTGTCGACATTAATGAAATGTATAATATATCTTATTTAGCGCAGAAAAAAATTATGTTTGGCATGATTATAGagttattctatttcaaaatTATATATTGTGTATGACCTATATATtgatattgttttaatttttctattattatGTATCTAAATAAGTGGTAATTACCTAATAAATTCTCTTTATGGGAACTATTCATTAAAAAGATTGTAGCGTGATCTATTTTGTCCCTTAggatatgtttggattgatggaaaatgatgaaatggaatggagtgGAATGATGTTATGTTCCtttgtttgattttataaaaaatgaatggaatggaatggaatggaatgaaATCTATTCCATCCAATACCACTACTTTAGCCTATTTTGTATTCCACCCAAATTGGGGTGTATTCAATTGAATGAAATAAATTAGTAGCACAATTCCAATTTTGTCCTCCAAAATTTTACATTAACCATATTAATCTTTTTGAAGTAAAGGgtaaaaatgatataaaaatattataatgatttTCGCTCCGTCCAATTTTCAAACAATGGAATGGGTTATTAATCCGCTCCGTCGTAAAATATTCAAACAATAGAATGAAGTTTATATTTCGTTCCACTCCATTCTGCTCCATTATATTCCGTTCTGCTCCGTTCCGTtagttttaaattatccaaacagtTCCTTAATCATTTTAATTGCTTACTAACTCTCTTTGAAATAAGGAGCATATTATGCACCTTCAATAACTCTTTGATGGACAAAAAAGGTAAATAGAAATTGCAACTCATTTTTTTTACAGGTTTCCTAAGTTTATTAGACTTTACGGTAAATTTACATAGTCAAAATGAAATTTCAAAAAGTTTATAAAAGTCCTAACACCTTCAACAATAGCAATGATACAAataaggatagaaaaataaagattttttctttacccacctccctatgggggtcacccccaacgaaaaacccattttaccctgcttcggaaatgcatttccgaaatatttttttttttcaaaatttttccagacttcgggagtgcatttccgaaaaaatcccaaaaattgggattttgactaattcggagatgcatctccgaaacaacaaaaaaaatctagaaaatcccaaaaattaattttaggatattaattaattcacatatcataaatttgatataatttatgaataataaataataataattatatattttgatataatttatgagttatgaataatagttattatatatttctatcctaattcatattttataatttaaaataattttaattaaaaaaattaaaataatttcacttacaaaataagttataattttttatttatatatttataataattgttatatatttataaaaaaaattaaaaaaatgagtgttttaatttatatatttatataataattataataattattattatatatttataaaatttattatatattatatatttatataataattattaaaattaaagaaatgagtgttttaatttataataattattatatatttatatatttatatatttatatagagGAGGgctcaaattacaccaatatatTACACTTATAATTACACTCATTTATAACCTTTGAGATTATTTTAATTCACTGGTTAGAAACAACAAGTTAGTGATtcatgattcttacttaaaatagttttttctacttttggtaatatataatttttatcttatcaaatcataattaattcttataaaattaaataaatctctCCAACTTTTTCtaacacataaataaattttacttttataaaaaaatacgtGCATAAATAATGAacaattaattaaagtaaataataaaattgtttcaattttaaatagaataaaaactaatgctcaaaatgtgcataaataatgaataataagcacataaatgttacaaatatatatatttttttcacaataaaatacaattatatattatatatttatatattttacttacaaaattaataattatgattatatatttatatatttctattctgattcataattaaaataattttaataaaataatttttaactttaaaattgtttagcaAATTTTGATTCATGAtttaccttcattttattgattcactttcattttatacctattaattgtattgattcaccttaattttaattttttaataattattaaattatttcggaagtgtatatccgaaacattccaagaccaatttggtcttggaatatttcggatatgcatctccgaaaacacctccctctcccaaaaaggggtgttttcggaaatgcatctctgaaaactcaaaaaagggggtgttttcagaaatgcatctccgaaaacacctttttttttcgtgtttttggaagtgcatttccgaaaatacctttttttttccaataaaagtacgttttcggaaatgtatttccgaaataaggggtattttggtaatttTGCCAGAGGTGgataagaaggttaggaggtgggtaaaaaaatattcaaaataaatcgGACCAGTCCGTATAACCTACTATTTTGAAGAGCCTATCTAAGGTTTTATGTCCGCTTTCTCTCCTAATGTATTCAATCACATTGCACCAAAAGAACCAATATATATGATAATTAATTGAGATTTCTAGCATCAATTACTTCAATAGTAGAGGAACCATTATATTTGGGAGTATtataatatattactttattttcatttactaaacttttaatgaaataaaataaggatTAATGAAAATCTTAGTCAATCAATAAATTAATCAatacaaattcaatttgagcaTATATCTAAATTGAACTTTAtcaatcaattaatcaatttaatattATAGGTTTGAAAATGAACCATGTGATTTAATATATTATCGGTTTAATCTTATACAACAAATCCCTATAAACATATTAAGTGCTTACAACACACGATTCTACTAAAGCGATAAAAATCTACACAAGTAACctatacaaaaaattaaaaggagATAGGGAACGAGAATAGTGCACTAGTGTTTATACTAGTTCAACGCATTCTTACTTATTTTGTGTTTAATTCAGTCTTCAATGGCATGTCATTGAAATTTCATAGTCTTTCACTATTTAGACCAACGTTTTAAAACTCGGATTGATCTGGCCGATTGAACCTTGAACCATTGTCTAATTCGGTTCAGTTTGGATCAATAAACAGTTAGGtctataaaattgaaataaaattgctTCAAGCGCAAAAAGCCAAAATAACCGTAAAATTGGGACCGGTTTTGGTGACCCAGTCggttaaaaaaatcaaagataattttttatgttttacttcattttatttctttgtttaaatctaaaaattaattatagcaaacatttaaaattgtatagatggaaaataaagaataaaattaaaagacaCAAGACAATGTTAATGTAatagaaagagaagaaataatgTAATGTTTGTGGACACGAAATAACAATGTTGGTCTTTAAAGAGATTTGAAGAATTATACTGATGAAGAAATTATGGCtttgagttaagcaattaagacaaatatatacatattggtccataattaattttataatttgttattgGATCTTACAttgcattcttcttcttttgtaagCTTGTTTATCAATATCTATgtatttatttgagaattttattttcaaattatgatataaattaattttattaggatatttaataatatattttttttagtttaaattaataTACAGTTCAACTACGATTAAATCGATTGAACCATGACCTGCATGCTTTAACGGTTCTTTCTCcggttcaatttttaaaatattgatttagACCATTTTTACAATGTGTGTTTAATACAATAAGGAACCTGCAGTTGAAATTAAAATCAAGTAACAAAATTATTAGAATAGAAATCACGAAGAATTACTTTGTTTTATAACTTAAAAAGTACTTAACTCAACTGTTAAATTATTAAATTGCTTTTTCTTAGTTATCTCTAGATAAGTTCAAAGTAATTTATTAACATAATATGAATAAAGATATATTTATAggtctttttaaaaaatatagtatttAGAGTTtgctttttatattaaaaaaactatattttattcacaatttacaaataaattatatttattttaattgcaattaattaatttaaaaatattattttttccgTCTTTTTAAAACTTCATCTCTTTCATCACTCATTGaaattattgaatttgaaaaataaataagagtAATCTTCTTAACTTGTGTATAAACATAAACATGCTagttaaacaaaatttaaaaataataattcatcatataaaaaataatatttaatttttaaaagtgaatatactaaattttaaaataaattttttatattaatctttttaaaataaattttaagagtaaaagctaacatttttcttaaagATAAGATTGAACTGGCAAGCTAGCTCAGAGCATAGAATATAatgaaatataattaatttattgttGAACGAAATAATTCACAATTAAAAATTATGGTTGATTCAACATTTACATGAATGAAACacagttttttaattaaaataaaacgatTTCTTAAAATATGAAAAACTGCTGATTGTATGATCTaacaaaaaagattttgtatacaTTGCTAAATACAGGACACTTTGAATTTTATATAAACAATCTTTTCATCTCTAACCAATCCTCCGGTATCTGAAAAATGGATAATATACAACAGTAatactaatataaaaaaaatgagggGTGCACTGGCTCCTACCTGCCTCTTATAACATTTGCTATTAATTCAACTCTTGAATTAATAAATTGCTCTTTCTTAATTAACctctaaataaatttaaaataatttttaaataatatgaaTAAAGTTATTCTTAcatacttttttcttttttctaacaGAAACGTTTTCACATTGTACTGATGTGGTTATTGGAGAAGCTATAGGTTTTTTGACAGCTATAAAGTGGGTAATTAATCTGGGCTTCGACAATATGGATTTTGAATTAGATGCAAAGCAAGTTGTGGATAATGTGAATTCTGCGAAGCCTAATGATTCGAATTTCGGAGCTATTATTGGCGGTTGGCGATTTTAAAAGGCTGATTACTCTCTTCTTTAGAAACTCTCATGTTAAGTTCGTTAGAAGACAAACCAATGAGGTTGCTCATGTTCTTGCACGGGTGGCTCCATCTCTTgctaattttcataattttactGATATTCCAACATGTATttagaatattattattaatgaaatgatCTAATCTTCTCTTGTCAAAAAAATTACCTTTTTCTTtagaaaaatgttatttaaaattatctttctatattaaaaaaattatattttattcacAACTTACAACTAAGTCTTATTAATGTTAACtgcaattaattatatttaaaattattaatcacATATTTTGTTTCTATTTCTATTTAATCTCATTAAGTAATATTTTTTCTGTCTTTTGGAAATTTCTTCCTTTTATTTTGTTAGAAGTTGTAATTTGATGTTTTGTGGAAAGATAGTATTTCACTGTGTCGAAGTAACCAGTCGAAGTAGTAGGAATCAGTTGTATTCGACAAAGTCGAATACATCATACAAGTGTTATGTCGAAATGTAATTTGTAGCTTTGTATTTTACACTTTATATGTTATGGGTTTGAGATTTGTAGAGTTTTAGTCATGAGTTTTAGTTGCCTATATAAAGGGGATAGTATGATGTAAATAACAACTCACTCAATACAAATCCTATTTTTTACAATTcagtttctctcttctttttcttctcctctCATCTTTCTTGAAAACCTTAATTGTTCCAACAAATTAGTATCAAAGAGTCTGGGTTGTGATTCAGAGAGAATCTGTAATGGCAAACGATTATACAACATCAACGAATTTTTTTAGTGAATCTATCGGTTTTCAAATGAGAGAATTACAAAGGGTGGGTTGCGCAGATGAATGTCGTCTTAAAATTTCAAGATGCGTCTGAAGTCGTGAACGATGGAGTACCAGCATTGGAAGTGAATGTGGATGATGAACAAAAGGTTGcgcataaggataaaagaaataaagaTGGAAAAAATCTATTCTTGATTCACCGGTGTGTAGATCCTAACGTGTTCAAGAAGATTATTGAAGAAGAAACGATTAAAGAATAGTGGGACAAGTTAAAAAGCTTCTATGGCggagaagaaaaaataaaaaagagtgaAGTTGCGGATGTTGAGAAAGAAATTCGAGATGACTCAGATGAAGGAAGATGAATCATTCTTGAAATATTTTTCATGCGTGGTGTTGTTGACAAACCAGATGAAGGCGTGTGGTGAATCAATCAACAATTTGCAGAAGATTGAGAAAGTGTTGAGATCTTTGACTGTAAATTTTGATTATATTGTAGTgtcaattgaagattcaagaacaTATCTAAGATGAAGTTGGAAGAACTTCAAGCTTCACTAGAGGCTCATGAGATGAGGCTGAAGCAGAGGAACTCGGAAAGGGAGAAGGTGGTTGAACAAGCACTGCAAGCAAGATtcatcaaaaatgtgaaaaagagaaggagaagaagGGAAAGAATCTTGCTAATGATGAGAAGTCAAGCAAGAATTCAAAGAATCATCTAATAAAGGCATGGGCAACAAGTATTCTGGGAAGAAAGTTGACATGGAGGAGGTGCAGTGTTACAAGTGTCAATGATTTGGCCATTATGCTCGAGAATGTCGAAGAAAGAAGGAAGCACAAGAGAAAGATAGCGATGAAGTGCAGTATGCACATGCTAGAGATAATGATTCTGATGATGTGTTACTCATGGCCAACACTCAGTCAAAAACCGAGCAAACAAATTTGTGGTACATGAATTCAGGATGCAGTAAACACATGACTGGTAATAAAAAATAGTTCACTAAGTTAGATGAATCAGTTAAGAAGGTGATAAAGTTTGTAGATAGGAGGTACACTACATCAGGTGGAAAAGGATACATATTTGTGGTCAGAAAGAAGGGTCGAAAAGTCAGCATCATGATGTATCGTATGTACCTTCGATAACAAGTAACTTGATATGCGTAGGACAATTACCCGCCAAAGGATACAAC encodes:
- the LOC131624938 gene encoding protein PELPK2-like, giving the protein MASYSSFIILAIFIAISISNMETIQATRHLLQTTNPTTPTLPKPSLPPLPTIPTLPQANVPPLPTLPKPTQPSIPSTIPTIPTLPQFTLPPLPNIPTTIPITMPTFPFFSPPPSKTSP
- the LOC131624946 gene encoding dolichyl-diphosphooligosaccharide--protein glycosyltransferase subunit 4A-like, coding for MMIDDEALGFIANSLGIFVFALIIAYHLVIADPKYEPN